In the Carassius auratus strain Wakin chromosome 50, ASM336829v1, whole genome shotgun sequence genome, one interval contains:
- the LOC113067189 gene encoding histone H2B codes for MPEPAKSAPKKGSKKAVTKTAAKGGKKRRKSRKESYAIYVYKVLKQVHPDTGISSKAMGIMNSFVNDIFERIAGESSRLAHYNKRSTITSREIQTAVRLLLPGELAKHAVSEGTKAVTKYTSSK; via the coding sequence ATGCCTGAACCAGCGAAGTCTGCTCCTAAGAAGGGCTCCAAGAAAGCGGTCACTAAGACCGCGGCTAAAGGAGGAAAGAAGCGCAGAAAGTCCAGGAAGGAGAGCTACGCTATCTACGTCTACAAAGTGCTGAAGCAGGTCCATCCTGACACCGGGATCTCTTCCAAGGCGATGGGGATCATGAACTCTTTCGTCAACGACATCTTCGAGCGCATCGCCGGTGAGTCGTCTCGTCTCGCTCACTACAACAAGCGCTCCACCATCACCTCGAGAGAGATCCAGACCGCCGTGCGTCTGCTGCTGCCCGGAGAGCTGGCCAAACACGCCGTGTCTGAGGGCACCAAGGCCGTCACCAAGTACACCAGCTCCAAGTGA
- the LOC113067191 gene encoding histone H3, translating to MARTKQTARKSTGGKAPRKQLATKAARKSAPATGGVKKPHRYRPGTVALREIRRYQKSTELLIRKLPFQRLVREIAQDFKTDLRFQSSAVMALQEASEAYLVGLFEDTNLCAIHAKRVTIMPKDIQLARRIRGERA from the coding sequence ATGGCAAGAACCAAACAAACCGCTCGTAAGTCCACCGGAGGTAAAGCCCCGAGGAAGCAGCTCGCCACCAAAGCCGCCCGTAAGAGCGCTCCGGCCACCGGCGGCGTCAAGAAGCCTCACCGCTACAGGCCCGGCACCGTGGCTCTGCGAGAGATCCGTCGCTACCAGAAGTCCACCGAGCTGCTGATCCGCAAGCTGCCCTTCCAGCGTCTGGTGCGAGAGATCGCTCAGGACTTCAAGACGGACCTGCGCTTCCAGAGCTCCGCCGTCATGGCCCTGCAGGAGGCCAGCGAGGCTTATCTGGTCGGTCTGTTCGAGGACACCAACCTGTGCGCCATCCACGCCAAGAGAGTCACCATCATGCCCAAAGACATCCAGCTGGCCCGCCGCATCCGTGGAGAGCGCGCCTAA
- the LOC113067193 gene encoding histone H2B, translating into MPEPAKSAPKKGSKKAVTKTAAKGGKKRRKSRKESYAIYVYKVLKQVHPDTGISSKAMGIMNSFVNDIFERIAGESSRLAHYNKRSTITSREIQTAVRLLLPGELAKHAVSEGTKAVTKYTSSK; encoded by the coding sequence ATGCCTGAACCAGCGAAGTCTGCTCCCAAGAAGGGCTCCAAGAAAGCGGTCACTAAGACCGCGGCTAAAGGAGGAAAGAAGCGCAGAAAGTCCAGGAAGGAGAGCTACGCTATCTACGTGTACAAAGTGCTGAAGCAGGTCCACCCTGACACCGGCATCTCTTCGAAGGCGATGGGGATCATGAACTCTTTCGTCAACGACATCTTCGAGCGCATCGCCGGTGAGTCGTCTCGTCTCGCTCACTACAACAAGCGCTCCACCATCACCTCGAGAGAGATCCAGACCGCCGTGCGTCTGCTGCTGCCCGGAGAGCTGGCCAAACACGCCGTGTCTGAGGGCACCAAGGCCGTCACCAAGTACACCAGCTCCAAGTGA
- the LOC113067187 gene encoding histone H3, giving the protein MARTKQTARKSTGGKAPRKQLATKAARKSAPATGGVKKPHRYRPGTVALREIRRYQKSTELLIRKLPFQRLVREIAQDFKTDLRFQSSAVMALQEASEAYLVGLFEDTNLCAIHAKRVTIMPKDIQLARRIRGERA; this is encoded by the coding sequence ATGGCAAGAACCAAACAAACTGCTCGTAAGTCCACCGGAGGTAAAGCCCCGAGGAAGCAGCTCGCCACCAAAGCCGCCCGTAAGAGCGCTCCGGCCACCGGCGGCGTCAAGAAGCCTCACCGCTACAGGCCCGGCACCGTGGCTCTGCGGGAGATCCGTCGCTACCAGAAGTCCACCGAGCTGCTGATCCGCAAGCTGCCCTTCCAGCGTCTGGTGCGAGAGATCGCTCAGGACTTCAAGACGGATCTGCGCTTCCAGAGCTCCGCCGTCATGGCCCTGCAGGAGGCCAGCGAGGCTTATCTGGTCGGTCTGTTCGAGGACACCAACCTGTGCGCCATCCACGCCAAGAGAGTCACCATCATGCCCAAAGACATCCAGCTGGCCCGCCGCATCCGTGGAGAGCGCGCCTAA
- the LOC113067188 gene encoding histone H2A, with product MSGRGKTGGKARAKAKTRSSRAGLQFPVGRVHRLLRKGNYAERVGAGAPVYLAAVLEYLTAEILELAGNAARDNKKTRIIPRHLQLAVRNDEELNKLLGGVTIAQGGVLPNIQAVLLPKKTEKPAKTK from the coding sequence ATGAGCGGAAGAGGCAAAACCGGCGGTAAGGCCAGAGCCAAGGCTAAGACCCGTTCCTCCAGGGCAGGACTTCAGTTCCCCGTCGGTCGTGTTCACAGACTCCTCCGCAAGGGGAACTACGCCGAGCGCGTCGGTGCCGGTGCTCCGGTGTATCTGGCCGCTGTACTCGAGTACCTGACTGCTGAGATCCTGGAGCTGGCCGGAAACGCCGCTCGGGACAACAAGAAGACCCGTATCATCCCCCGTCACCTGCAGCTGGCGGTGCGTAACGACGAGGAGCTCAACAAACTCCTGGGCGGAGTGACCATCGCTCAGGGCGGCGTGCTGCCCAACATCCAGGCCGTGCTGTTGCCCAAGAAGACCGAGAAACCCGCCAAAACTAAATAA
- the LOC113067192 gene encoding histone H2A — MSGRGKTGGKARAKAKTRSSRAGLQFPVGRVHRLLRKGNYAERVGAGAPVYLAAVLEYLTAEILELAGNAARDNKKTRIIPRHLQLAVRNDEELNKLLGGVTIAQGGVLPNIQAVLLPKKTEKPAKTK; from the coding sequence ATGAGCGGAAGAGGCAAAACTGGCGGTAAGGCCAGAGCCAAGGCAAAGACCCGTTCCTCCAGGGCAGGACTTCAGTTCCCCGTCGGTCGTGTTCACAGACTCCTCCGCAAGGGGAACTACGCCGAGCGCGTCGGTGCCGGTGCTCCGGTGTATCTGGCCGCTGTACTCGAGTACCTGACTGCTGAGATCCTGGAGCTGGCTGGAAACGCCGCTCGGGACAACAAGAAGACCCGTATCATCCCCCGTCACCTGCAGCTGGCGGTGCGTAACGACGAGGAGCTCAACAAACTCCTGGGCGGAGTGACCATCGCTCAGGGCGGCGTGCTGCCCAACATCCAGGCCGTGCTGCTGCCCAAGAAGACCGAGAAGCCCGCCAAAACTAAATAA